A single Ptiloglossa arizonensis isolate GNS036 chromosome 2, iyPtiAriz1_principal, whole genome shotgun sequence DNA region contains:
- the LOC143154774 gene encoding uncharacterized protein LOC143154774, with protein sequence MFRTRAALRSLIVALRDRNPRPLEGLGGCHRRSAIVGCPVSLSVRPSILNANLDRTESVDYVIGRLDHETGIDYATGRRKTIFLSRATVPCFLTSHSECDVWNVKKYGAAPRCSIELRKTVWDFPFELERHGWSSNAFPPVRRRRRTETKISPRPMESQKRILIEISPICCNQRREKKCATMFPTSRVQGFLDVSDALVGVKRGKSALWHRGANLLVAVQTRTNRGTINRKSFGRKSARTGSTEGRKKANGGGRKLKGDPRSTGLFPVRAGSRSHSQLETAATRRTKTWMIRSRDLSYDDPPPWFTAARFTRSARLAQHPGRL encoded by the exons ATGTTCCGGACTCGAGCTGCTCTTCGGTCTTTGATCGTTGCACTTCGCGACCGGAATCCTCGACCTCTTGAAGGACTCGGGGGCTGCCACCGAAGGTCCGCCATAGTGGGCTGCCCGGTCAGCCTCTCTGTCC GACCTTCTATCCTGAACGCGAATCTCGATCGTACCGAATCAGTGGATTACGTAATCGGCCGGCTGGATCATGAAACAGGTATCGACTATGCAACCGGG CGAAGGAAGACCATCTTCCTGAGCCGGGCGACTGTTCCGTGCTTCCTTACTTCCCATAGTGAATGCGACGTATGGAATGTAAAGAAGTATGGAGCTGCGCCCAGGTGTAGCATCGAGCTGAGGAAAACGGTTTGGGATTTCCCGTTCGAGCTCGAACGACACGGCTGGTCGAGCAACGCGTTTCCCCCGgttcgaagaagacgaagaacggAGACCAAGATTTCACCACGACCAAtggaatcgcagaaacgaattcTCATCGAAATTTCACCTATCTGCTGCAATCAACGGCGAGAAAAGAAGTGCGCGACAATGTTTCCCACCAGTCGTGTTCAGGGTTTTCTGG ATGTCAGCGACGCGCTGGTCGgagtgaaacgaggaaaaagtGCTCTCTGGCATCGCGGGGCTAATCTTTTAGTAGCAGTGCAaacgcgtacgaaccggggaACCATCAACCGTAAGT CATTCGGTCGAAAGAGTGCACGGACTGGGTCGACGGAAGGGAGGAAGAAAGCTAATGGTGGTGGGAGAAAACTGAAAGGAGATCCACGTTCAACG GGTCTATTTCCGGTCCGGGCCGGCAGCCGGAGTCACAGCCAATTAGAAACGGCCGCAACACGGCGCACCAAGACTTGGATGATTCGATCGAGGGATCTATCGTACGATGATCCTCCGCCATGGTTCACAGCGGCTAGATTTACGCGTTCGGCTCGACTCGCGCAACACCCGGGAAGATTGTGA